The Bacteroides thetaiotaomicron VPI-5482 genome contains the following window.
TCGTACTGGGTTATCAGAACCCCGGCGATCGAAAGATCCGAGTTCAAACGTTGCTGCACCTTGTGGACTACCTGCATAAGTTTGGCCATTCCACGCATTGCCAGGAATTGAGCCTGAACCGGGATAATCAACCGATCCGAGGCCGTCAGTGCGTTAAGCGTGAGCAGCGACAGCGAGGGAGGACAGTCGATCAGGATATAATCGAATTTCTCCTTTTGGCCTTTGATAAGGTGGGCTAAGATAAGCTCCCGTCCGGCCTCGTTGATTAACTCCGTTTCAACGGCCGAGAGATCCAGGCAGGAGGGAACGACGCTAAGGCCGTCCTTATGCTCGTAGATCGGCAGGTCGTATTCGCCTTTCATCGCACCGTAGATCGTTTGGGGAAGCTCCGCAGAGAAGCCCAGCGATTCGGTCAGGTTGGCCTGCCCGTCAAGGTCGATCAAAAGAACCTTGTACCCTTTTTGACGTAACGCACCGCCCAGGTTGATCGTGGTTGTGGTCTTTCCTACTCCCCCCTTGTGATTCAATACGGAGATTACTTTTGCTTTGCTCATAAATTCAGTTTTTTAAATGGTTGTCATGTCCGCAAATATAGTTAAAATACTAATATACTAAAATACTAAAAGTAGTATTTTTCGTTTTTTGCGTGTTTTTTGTGCCGATCGGGGAAGCGTACCGAAATAAATCCTGTTTCCGTCTTTCGGTACGTTTTGTTTCTGTACCGGAATTAATCAAAGATTAGAATAACCATAAATGTTTTTATACGTTAATCATACGTATGTATATATGTATATATTTGTTTTTGAGTATCTTTGTGTGCTATAAATAAAAAATAAAAGACATGAGCACTTATTCGTATAAAAATCCGAAGTTTATAAATTCCCCTAAAGGGGTGGTTGAAGTTGTAGAAGTGATTTATGACGGCAAAGATGATCCGGCCTATTCACTGGCTATTATTAAATGGGAAAATACCTATAAATTAGGTATTCGTTGGAACATCGCTTATAGTGAATGGGACGATTACCGCAAACAGAACGGGCAAGATGAATGTATAGGTAATCCACAGTCGAGAGGTATTCCCACCTGGTTTGTTTTGCCCGATGATATGATGTTTGGTGAGAAGTTCAGCGGTGCGATGCAGAGGCTTGATGAATTAAGAAAAGGTAAGTAAGCAATGGAACAGGGAGAAATCATATTATACCAGCCGGATGAAGCGGTCAAGTTGGAAGTGAGGTTGGAAGATGAAACCGTTTGGCTGACACAAGAACAAATAGCCGACTTGTTCGGGACTAAAAGGCCAGCTATTACCAAACATTTGAACAA
Protein-coding sequences here:
- a CDS encoding ParA family protein, whose translation is MSKAKVISVLNHKGGVGKTTTTINLGGALRQKGYKVLLIDLDGQANLTESLGFSAELPQTIYGAMKGEYDLPIYEHKDGLSVVPSCLDLSAVETELINEAGRELILAHLIKGQKEKFDYILIDCPPSLSLLTLNALTASDRLIIPVQAQFLAMRGMAKLMQVVHKVQQRLNSDLSIAGVLITQYDGRKNLNKSVSELVQETFQGKVFSTHVRNSIALAEAPTQGQDIFHYAPKSAGAEDYEGVCNELLTEIK